From the Hemicordylus capensis ecotype Gifberg chromosome 1, rHemCap1.1.pri, whole genome shotgun sequence genome, the window GTTTTGGAGTCCCAGAGAAACTTCATCATAGTCAAATAAGTTGTTCTTTGTGTACATCACCTTGacatccttgctggtatgttgcgaggttggcttggcttgctctgCTTTTAGGATTTTGTCATTGCTGGTTTTCAGAGCTTTCTTCCCTATCTGTTTGATGAGGTCATTATAAGTCTCTTCTTTCTTGGAAAGGAAGCTGAAAATGTTCACATCTTTTGGATTAGGCATCTGAAGTGCTTTTTTGGTAGGAGGGTGGTTTTCAAAGGATCCCTTCCTTTTTTTCCTTCGTTTCTTGATTGCTTTGTGAACCTCCACAAACATGCTCACCTTCCAATTGACAAAGAGGGAAAGCCAAGCTAGGCCTAGATAGATCCATAGCTCCACAAAGTATCTATAGAGGGAATGGTATTCTCCATTTGGATTCACacctaaaaaacaaacacacccaaATGTTATAGGGCTGAATTTGTATATACATGTATGCATTAGCTAGAAAAATACTATTATGAACACTACTGAAAAGTCTTGAGAGATTTTCAACTTTCATATGCTATTTCAAATATAAAAATGAGCAAAATTGTGCTTCCAGCGCATTAAACCTGATTTCAAAAAATATGGGTGTTCAGCTGTAGGGTCTAGTTTGCAGTACTGTTCATGGTTTCAATACACAAATGGAACTTTGGATATGGGTCAACCAATGTGCTTGAGATCAGTCTGTTCTCAAAATTTTGAGTCTCAAAGCATTCAAGAGTGGTCATGCAGAATTCGAAGTTAATTTACCAACACAGATAAGGAGAGATAGATGTTGATAGTTCAAACACCACAAAAGCACATAAAATAAATGTGATGGTAATCTAAAATTTGCCTGAGTTTACATAACATGATCAGAGGCAGACACATTTCTAGatctaacattttaaaaacaccagTGTTGCTGTACAATGGATCAGGAGAACACCAATTCATATTAGCTCAGTTGCCAGTCCCTGAGGTAACTTCTTGAGTGTTTTTACCCTTCTTCCTTTGCCTTAACCTGTACACAGCATAAAGATCAACATATTTGGGAATCAGTATTGTAGCCTCTTGTATCACCGTCCATTTGCATTGAAACACAAGGTTTTGAAGATGGTTGTGTTAGGAACTGCTGAAAGCCTTTTTAAGTAAGTACTGATAACTTTACAGCTAAGATAAGATAGAGTTATTACCTACCAGCAACAAAGTCTCCAAATCCAATGGTGGTAATGGTGATGAACGAGAAGTAGAGACCTTCAATATAACTCCAGCCTTCAGTCACCATAAAGACAAAAGGAGGAAGAACTAGGTGAACCAGGACTCCCCAGATAATGAAAATGGCTGTGCATGTAATTTGTGCTTTTCTCTGCAACAAAGGAAGACGGAAGAGGATAAATAAGTAAAACATGTCTTTAATACATTTTGCATATTCATAAAGCAGTCTGTCTAGTGGCACTTTTTCAAAAACTACTATATCAAGTAAATAAATGGGTAGGCAGAAGTTCAAATCGTTGATTTTCTGATCTCTGAATATTTTATGCATACAGGAAAAAGTTGAGAGTTCCTGTTTTCCTTCAGGAAAGGGAGTTTAAGTATTGCTTCAAACTGACATAAAACCCTCTTGTGATGGATTTCACCATACCACTTTTGCTCAGGGAACTGTTTGTGTGAGCTCATCTTCCCCTCAATATTTCTGTCTATacatacatttttatcccactcttcttctgaggagcctcacaaccaccctgtgaggtaggttaggctgagagataagtgactggtccagcgtcacccagcaagttttaaCACCTGAATCGGGatttcgaactcaggtctccctggtcctaatcaagcactctaaccactacactggctTTATATAACAGACTAGTACACCAGACAAACATCTTGTGAACCAGTACGGTGTCTCGTGTTCAAATGTGAATTCATTGTTTGATGACATTAACATGTGAATGATCTTAAGTTAGTGCCACATGTAAGTTTGATGATTTGCATCAAAGTaacaggaaacaaacaaacaaaaaaacccagatcTAACAGAAAAGTTTGTGCAATCTCCTGCCTATCGGAGCATACTTGTCTGGCTAAAAATTCAAAAAAGAGGAAATGCATCACACGATGATGGATTTCATAATTTAAACAGACTTGGG encodes:
- the KCNK5 gene encoding potassium channel subfamily K member 5 isoform X2, with amino-acid sequence MVDRGPLLTSAIIFYLSIGAAIFEVLERPHWKTESLKYKARKSELLKEFPCLGQEGLDKILQRKAQITCTAIFIIWGVLVHLVLPPFVFMVTEGWSYIEGLYFSFITITTIGFGDFVAGVNPNGEYHSLYRYFVELWIYLGLAWLSLFVNWKVSMFVEVHKAIKKRRKKRKGSFENHPPTKKALQMPNPKDVNIFSFLSKKEETYNDLIKQIGKKALKTSNDKILKAEQAKPTSQHTSKDVKVMYTKNNLFDYDEVSLGLQNYHVMRHLTDRRIGDSPVEGNVFVNQLDRISEEEGEAWDSRDYRPLIFENANITFVNEDEDEEEDISDDEETSKSSVDDNLAGEPESPQKLVKFSSSDESTFTSNELEISVPYEQLMNEYNTVNNNAKAAT